A region from the Flavobacteriales bacterium genome encodes:
- a CDS encoding cupin domain-containing protein, whose product MIQQKIDQLVTTLDLLPHPEGGFYKEVYRSNNIISKESLSSNFKGDRSYCTSIYFLLTSENFSAFHRIQQDEIWNFYEGSPLLVHVIDKDGKYTCHEIGMDPEKNLFPQLVVPAGAWFASSVKHENDYAFVGCTVAPGFDFEDFELANRQALIQEHPEHQDIITQLTRV is encoded by the coding sequence ATGATTCAACAGAAAATAGACCAATTGGTAACAACACTCGATTTGCTACCTCACCCTGAAGGAGGCTTTTATAAAGAGGTTTACAGAAGCAATAACATCATCTCTAAAGAGAGTTTATCTTCAAACTTTAAGGGAGACAGAAGCTATTGTACCAGCATCTACTTTCTTTTAACTTCTGAAAACTTTTCGGCATTTCATCGTATTCAACAAGATGAAATATGGAATTTTTATGAGGGAAGTCCCCTACTTGTACATGTTATAGATAAAGATGGTAAATATACCTGCCATGAAATTGGTATGGATCCTGAAAAAAATCTTTTCCCACAATTAGTGGTCCCAGCTGGGGCATGGTTTGCTTCAAGTGTTAAACATGAAAATGACTATGCTTTTGTAGGCTGTACAGTTGCTCCAGGATTTGATTTTGAAGACTTTGAATTAGCCAACAGACAAGCACTCATCCAAGAACATCCTGAACACCAAGACATTATTACTCAACTAACAAGGGTATAA
- a CDS encoding peptidoglycan DD-metalloendopeptidase family protein yields MLKVKLFFTFCILSVLGTAQITYPTDTLISNQDTIVIFANKTWEYLNKANSKMLFNASIYSHAKDVYHWTDKWDTTTPYHYGNDLSAMVDTTLIPLLDSNHSKFVIPHNGIVTSTYKQRGKRFHYGTDVDVITGDTLRSCFDGVVRYADYSSGGYGNLVVIRHYNGLETYYAHLDKLMVKPNQELNAGDVIGLGGTTGRSTGSHLHFEMRFFGNALNPEKVIDFKNKKLISESLVMHKGLFHYKRNYQYRPPAQQMASNNGDPKYHRIKSGDSLYALALRNKTTVKRICALNGISPNKILRIGEKLRVR; encoded by the coding sequence ATGTTAAAAGTTAAACTTTTTTTTACTTTTTGTATTCTTTCAGTACTTGGTACCGCTCAAATCACTTACCCAACAGACACATTGATTTCGAACCAAGATACCATTGTAATTTTTGCGAATAAAACTTGGGAATATCTGAATAAAGCCAATAGCAAAATGCTATTTAACGCTAGTATTTATTCGCATGCAAAAGATGTATATCATTGGACTGATAAATGGGATACAACTACTCCTTATCATTATGGTAATGATTTATCTGCAATGGTAGACACCACCCTTATCCCTTTACTGGACTCTAACCACTCTAAATTTGTCATTCCTCACAACGGAATAGTTACTTCTACCTATAAACAAAGAGGAAAACGTTTTCACTATGGAACAGATGTAGATGTAATTACTGGAGACACATTAAGATCATGTTTTGATGGCGTTGTTCGCTATGCTGATTACTCATCAGGTGGGTATGGCAACCTTGTAGTAATTAGACATTACAACGGTTTAGAAACCTATTATGCACACCTGGATAAACTCATGGTAAAACCCAACCAAGAATTAAATGCTGGTGATGTTATTGGACTTGGGGGAACTACAGGGCGTTCGACAGGAAGTCACTTGCATTTTGAAATGCGATTTTTTGGGAATGCATTAAACCCAGAAAAAGTAATCGATTTTAAGAATAAAAAATTAATCTCTGAATCATTGGTGATGCATAAAGGGCTGTTCCACTATAAAAGAAATTACCAATATAGACCTCCAGCACAACAAATGGCATCAAACAATGGTGATCCTAAATACCATCGTATAAAAAGTGGAGACTCCTTATATGCTTTAGCATTAAGAAATAAGACTACAGTTAAAAGAATTTGTGCCTTGAATGGAATCTCACCCAATAAAATCTTAAGAATTGGAGAAAAACTTAGAGTAAGATAA
- a CDS encoding DinB family protein: MQYQFRLLNATRTNILSLIKGLTLEQFNFIPNNFNNSIGWQLGHLVVTQQLLNYKLSGLPMNVEDTFIENFRKGSSGKYILTQEQLDSLISLFTILPKQLETDYDADIFTQNFEYQTSYNVTLTTIEDAISFNNIHEAMHLGTIAAMKKCIPVL, translated from the coding sequence ATGCAATATCAATTTAGACTTCTTAATGCTACCCGTACGAATATTTTATCGCTCATAAAAGGACTGACCTTAGAACAGTTCAACTTTATTCCTAATAACTTTAATAACAGTATTGGGTGGCAACTTGGACATCTAGTTGTGACACAACAACTATTAAACTATAAATTATCAGGACTTCCGATGAATGTGGAAGATACGTTTATAGAAAATTTTAGAAAAGGAAGTTCAGGTAAATATATTCTAACCCAAGAACAACTTGACTCCTTAATCTCTTTGTTTACAATACTTCCTAAACAATTAGAAACAGATTATGACGCAGATATTTTCACACAAAACTTTGAATACCAGACCAGCTATAATGTAACATTAACCACTATTGAAGACGCTATCTCTTTCAATAATATTCATGAGGCAATGCACCTAGGCACCATTGCTGCTATGAAAAAATGTATTCCTGTACTTTAG
- the mtaB gene encoding tRNA (N(6)-L-threonylcarbamoyladenosine(37)-C(2))-methylthiotransferase MtaB produces the protein MNYGTAAYYTLGCKLNFSETSTIARNLDEAGFAKVPFEDGANIYVINTCSVTEQADKKCRNIVRKALSYNPEAFVVVIGCYAQLKPSEIANIPGVDLVLGANEKFNVTEHIKELKKHEETQIFNNEIKETKIFYPGYSSGDRTRSFLKIQDGCNYFCSFCTIPLARGRSRNASIKETIEKAKELAQTNAKEVVLTGVNIGDFGYNTDENFLGLIKELDKIDGIEQYRISSIEPNLLSNEIIEFVAQSNKFVPHFHIPLQSGSDILLESMRRRYDTALYSSRIAKIKDLMPNASIGVDVIVGYPGETDEEFMKTYNFINELPVSYLHVFTYSERANTTALRIKESVPVNVRRDRNKMLRILSDKKKRAFYESNINQQETVVFEEAEDNGMMHGFTKNYVKIKTPYNSLMVNQIGHVKMIDLNPDGTMKVELVEQKLETQTWIN, from the coding sequence ATGAATTACGGAACAGCAGCATATTATACTTTAGGGTGTAAGTTGAATTTCTCAGAGACAAGTACTATTGCTCGTAATCTCGATGAAGCAGGATTTGCAAAAGTCCCTTTTGAGGATGGAGCCAATATTTATGTAATTAATACCTGTTCTGTTACTGAACAAGCGGATAAGAAATGCAGAAACATTGTTCGAAAAGCTTTATCATACAACCCAGAGGCTTTTGTAGTAGTTATCGGATGTTATGCTCAATTAAAACCTTCAGAAATTGCCAATATACCTGGAGTAGACCTTGTTTTAGGCGCAAATGAAAAATTTAACGTTACTGAACACATCAAAGAGCTTAAAAAACATGAAGAGACTCAAATTTTCAACAATGAAATAAAAGAAACGAAGATTTTCTATCCTGGCTATAGCAGTGGGGACCGTACACGTTCATTCTTAAAAATACAAGATGGCTGCAACTACTTTTGTTCATTTTGTACAATTCCTTTGGCCAGAGGAAGAAGCAGGAACGCCTCTATAAAAGAAACCATAGAAAAAGCCAAGGAACTGGCTCAAACCAATGCCAAAGAAGTTGTACTAACAGGCGTTAATATTGGAGACTTTGGGTACAATACTGATGAAAACTTTTTAGGTTTAATTAAAGAGTTAGATAAAATAGATGGAATAGAACAGTATAGAATTTCAAGTATAGAGCCCAACCTGTTAAGCAATGAAATCATTGAATTTGTGGCTCAATCCAATAAATTTGTTCCTCATTTTCATATTCCTTTACAGAGTGGTTCCGATATATTGTTGGAATCTATGCGTAGAAGATATGACACTGCTTTATATAGCAGTAGAATTGCCAAAATAAAGGACTTAATGCCCAATGCTTCTATAGGTGTAGATGTTATTGTAGGCTATCCTGGTGAAACTGACGAAGAATTTATGAAAACCTATAATTTCATCAACGAATTGCCAGTGAGTTACCTACATGTTTTTACCTATTCAGAACGAGCCAACACTACAGCTTTAAGAATAAAAGAAAGCGTGCCAGTAAATGTTCGAAGAGACCGTAATAAAATGTTAAGGATATTGAGTGATAAAAAGAAACGAGCTTTTTATGAAAGTAATATTAATCAACAGGAGACTGTCGTTTTTGAAGAAGCAGAAGACAATGGTATGATGCATGGTTTTACTAAAAACTATGTCAAAATCAAAACGCCATATAATTCGCTTATGGTTAATCAAATTGGGCATGTTAAGATGATTGACCTCAACCCTGATGGGACAATGAAAGTAGAATTAGTTGAACAAAAACTAGAAACACAAACTTGGATTAATTAA
- the xerD gene encoding site-specific tyrosine recombinase XerD, with protein MIWESYINGFIAYLKLEKSLSSNTIEGYKRDVDKLKQYFTEISDVQVQLKNIELTHLQEFLAWINDIGLGARSQARLISGIKSFFAYLIQEKVIEKNPSLLIDLPKIGRKLPDTLSVDEIDLLVEAIDRSKPEGERNVAIIETLYGSGLRVSEIINLKISEIFWEDEFIRIIGKGNKQRIVPVSPKSLKHLKIYLNQVRIHQKIVPGYEDFVFLNRRGKGLTRVMIFTIVKQLGQKVGLKKTISPHTFRHSFATHLIEGGADLRAVQDLLGHESITTTEIYTHLDRSYLKQMILDYHPWS; from the coding sequence ATGATCTGGGAGAGTTATATTAATGGTTTTATTGCTTATTTAAAATTAGAAAAGAGTTTATCTTCTAATACAATTGAGGGCTATAAAAGGGATGTTGATAAATTAAAACAGTATTTTACTGAAATTTCTGATGTACAAGTTCAGTTAAAAAACATTGAATTAACTCATTTACAAGAGTTTTTGGCATGGATAAATGATATTGGGCTAGGAGCTAGAAGTCAAGCTCGATTAATATCAGGTATAAAGTCTTTTTTTGCTTATTTAATTCAAGAAAAAGTAATCGAGAAAAACCCTAGTCTACTTATAGACCTCCCCAAAATTGGACGAAAATTACCGGATACATTATCTGTTGACGAAATAGATTTATTAGTAGAAGCTATAGATAGAAGTAAACCAGAGGGAGAACGCAATGTCGCTATTATAGAGACGTTGTATGGAAGTGGTTTGAGAGTTAGTGAAATTATTAATTTAAAAATATCTGAGATTTTTTGGGAGGACGAATTTATTCGAATTATTGGAAAAGGTAATAAACAAAGAATTGTCCCGGTTAGTCCTAAATCATTAAAACATTTAAAAATATATCTCAATCAAGTAAGGATTCATCAGAAAATAGTTCCAGGGTATGAAGATTTTGTTTTTCTAAACAGGAGGGGGAAAGGGTTAACAAGAGTAATGATTTTTACCATTGTTAAACAGTTAGGACAAAAAGTTGGTTTAAAAAAGACAATTTCGCCACATACATTTCGTCATTCATTTGCTACACATTTAATTGAGGGAGGAGCTGATTTAAGAGCTGTTCAGGATTTATTAGGACATGAATCAATAACGACAACGGAGATTTATACCCATTTAGATCGAAGCTACTTAAAACAAATGATATTAGATTATCATCCGTGGTCTTAA
- a CDS encoding 1,4-dihydroxy-2-naphthoate polyprenyltransferase has product MSKLQHWLKAFRLRTLPLSLSCIFIGSGLALYKTTFSPTIFVLAVITTVLLQILSNLANDYGDAVKGTDNENRIGPMRAIQSGAITQSQMKKAIIVNAVLAFISGLLLIFTAFDTQSFFLILLFILLGISAIIAAVKYTMGKNPYGYSGLGDLFVFLFFGLVGVLGTYFLYTKSFDLQLMLPASAIGLLSAAVLNMNNMRDVENDKASNKNTLVVKIGFQNAKYYHTALITLAFLFLTTTILSYDLPKLTFLTLAPFIVLTQNVITTWKTNNNKDLDPELKKIALSTFFISLLFFFIALYMN; this is encoded by the coding sequence ATGAGTAAATTACAACACTGGCTAAAAGCATTTAGATTAAGAACCCTCCCTTTATCACTTTCCTGTATATTTATAGGAAGTGGATTGGCTTTGTATAAAACCACCTTCTCCCCTACTATTTTTGTTTTAGCTGTGATTACGACGGTATTACTTCAAATACTATCTAACCTAGCGAATGATTATGGTGATGCAGTAAAAGGTACTGATAATGAAAATAGAATCGGACCTATGAGAGCGATACAAAGTGGAGCGATTACTCAATCCCAAATGAAAAAGGCCATCATTGTCAATGCTGTTCTTGCCTTTATCTCAGGACTACTACTTATATTCACTGCTTTCGACACGCAATCTTTTTTCTTGATTCTGTTGTTCATTCTTTTAGGAATTTCAGCCATTATTGCAGCTGTAAAATATACTATGGGGAAAAACCCTTATGGATATTCTGGACTGGGTGATTTATTTGTTTTCTTATTTTTTGGATTAGTTGGTGTCTTAGGAACATACTTTTTGTATACCAAAAGTTTTGATCTCCAATTGATGCTTCCAGCAAGTGCCATTGGGCTTTTAAGTGCTGCTGTTTTAAACATGAACAATATGAGAGATGTTGAAAATGATAAAGCTTCTAATAAAAATACGCTTGTAGTTAAAATAGGATTTCAAAATGCCAAATATTATCATACTGCTTTAATAACTTTAGCTTTTTTATTCTTAACAACAACCATCTTAAGCTATGACCTTCCTAAATTAACTTTTCTCACGCTAGCACCTTTTATTGTCTTGACTCAGAATGTCATTACGACTTGGAAAACCAATAATAATAAAGATTTAGACCCTGAACTTAAGAAAATAGCGCTTTCTACCTTTTTTATTAGTCTTCTTTTCTTTTTTATAGCCCTTTATATGAATTAA
- a CDS encoding SUMF1/EgtB/PvdO family nonheme iron enzyme: protein MKQIKISILFVIVGITSLVSSCSYERSSTTGWEFNNTANGGFEKKPYEEQETGPGLILIEGGTFTMGRTEQDVMYEAHNTPRSATVSSFYLDETEITNHQWCEYLYWTGRTFTDFPMIYKKALPDTLVWREKLAYNEPYVEYYLRHPSYRDYPVVGVNWLQANNFCAWRTDRVNEYILIREGILVLNPDQQNNPFTTDAYFAGQYEEGLNEAGQMPNLDPSAASGDRARDMGVRNVRMEDGILLPRYRLPTEAEWEFAAYGLIGNTVDGRITERRLYPWNGHWVRNPDDKWQGDMMANFVRGRGDYMGVAGNLNDNADVTAPVISYWPNDYGLYNMAGNVSEWVMDVYRAQSSEDFDEFRPFRGNVFKTKVLNTAGAISDKYDATVYDLDGIKEYLAIFKDEREGDIDRTHGYENRTNKVDSLETLLLTAIDERVAEALKLRKDKQHLQAAEQISIIFSEVFEDINNQIQQIPGYEEYELEIIPMLRSGLSDFVLNTPGNVKMREVTTEENIKRRNYRVADNIDELDGDLRSSIYFPGNDELGGPMIEEINAGSKKEDWVMYQSGKDATLGGANNPTTLVSDKSRVYKGASWRDRAYWMNPGTRRYLDEDLSTSTIGFRCAMDRVGSPTGLGSKRK, encoded by the coding sequence ATGAAGCAAATAAAAATATCTATTCTATTCGTAATCGTTGGTATTACAAGTCTTGTCTCTTCTTGCTCTTATGAGCGTTCGAGTACAACAGGATGGGAATTTAACAACACTGCCAATGGTGGTTTTGAAAAAAAGCCCTACGAAGAACAGGAAACTGGACCAGGATTAATACTTATAGAAGGAGGAACCTTTACTATGGGACGTACTGAGCAAGACGTTATGTATGAAGCTCACAACACTCCTCGTTCGGCAACTGTATCTTCTTTTTATTTAGATGAAACGGAAATTACAAATCACCAATGGTGTGAATATCTTTATTGGACTGGAAGAACATTTACAGATTTCCCAATGATTTATAAAAAAGCTTTACCAGACACATTAGTATGGAGAGAAAAGCTAGCTTATAACGAACCTTATGTTGAGTACTACTTAAGACACCCATCTTACAGAGATTATCCTGTTGTAGGAGTAAACTGGCTTCAAGCGAATAACTTTTGTGCTTGGAGAACAGATCGTGTTAATGAGTATATTTTAATTAGAGAGGGGATTCTAGTTTTAAACCCTGATCAACAAAACAACCCTTTTACAACTGATGCTTATTTTGCTGGACAATATGAAGAGGGACTAAATGAAGCTGGTCAAATGCCTAACCTAGATCCATCTGCTGCTTCTGGAGACAGAGCAAGGGATATGGGAGTTAGAAATGTTAGAATGGAAGATGGAATTCTTTTACCACGTTACCGTCTACCAACTGAAGCTGAATGGGAATTTGCTGCTTATGGTTTAATAGGAAACACTGTTGATGGAAGAATTACAGAAAGAAGATTATATCCTTGGAATGGTCACTGGGTAAGAAATCCAGACGACAAATGGCAAGGAGACATGATGGCTAACTTTGTTAGAGGAAGAGGAGATTATATGGGGGTTGCAGGAAACTTAAATGATAATGCTGATGTTACTGCTCCTGTAATTTCTTATTGGCCAAATGATTATGGATTATACAATATGGCTGGTAATGTTTCTGAATGGGTAATGGATGTATACAGAGCTCAATCTTCTGAAGACTTTGATGAATTTAGACCTTTCCGTGGTAATGTATTCAAAACAAAAGTATTGAATACTGCAGGAGCGATTTCAGATAAGTATGATGCGACAGTATACGATTTAGATGGAATTAAAGAATACTTAGCCATCTTTAAAGATGAAAGAGAAGGAGACATTGATCGTACTCACGGATACGAAAACAGAACAAATAAAGTAGATTCTCTAGAGACCTTGCTTTTAACTGCGATTGATGAAAGAGTTGCAGAGGCATTAAAACTAAGAAAAGATAAGCAACATTTACAAGCTGCTGAACAAATCTCAATTATCTTTTCTGAAGTATTTGAAGATATCAATAATCAAATTCAACAGATTCCTGGTTATGAAGAATATGAATTAGAAATAATCCCTATGTTACGTTCAGGTCTTTCTGATTTTGTTTTAAATACTCCTGGAAACGTAAAAATGAGAGAAGTTACTACAGAAGAAAACATCAAAAGAAGAAACTATAGAGTTGCCGACAACATTGATGAGTTAGATGGTGATTTAAGATCTTCTATCTACTTCCCAGGGAATGATGAACTTGGTGGACCAATGATTGAAGAGATAAATGCTGGAAGTAAAAAAGAAGATTGGGTAATGTATCAATCAGGTAAAGATGCCACTCTTGGAGGAGCTAATAATCCTACTACTTTAGTTTCTGATAAATCTAGAGTATACAAAGGAGCATCTTGGAGAGATCGTGCATACTGGATGAATCCAGGTACTAGAAGATACCTAGATGAAGACTTATCTACTTCAACCATCGGATTCAGATGTGCAATGGATAGAGTCGGAAGTCCTACTGGATTAGGATCTAAAAGAAAATAA
- a CDS encoding type IX secretion system membrane protein PorP/SprF, with amino-acid sequence MSKLAQHVPALIFSSFFMLLSVFSIKAQDAEFTQFYANPLYLNPAFAGTNKCPRINLNYRNQWPGLSATFVTTSASYDQYVPSISGGLGLMVVTDREAKTLATTRVSGIYAYQLKINRKFSLRAGLEATFFQKSLDWSKLTFGDMIDSRRGFVYDSGDIPRGGTRSGMDFSAGVIGFSEHYFFGFAAHHINQPDESLIKGKSPIPIKLTGHAGAVIPLSGSSSKYSKDEGLSISPNILFRSQGPSNQLNMGMYVNKGPLVGGVWYRNADAFIILLGIHANQIKIGYSYDATISKLSLASGGAHEVSLNYTFKCRPKKRTFRSVTCPEF; translated from the coding sequence ATGAGCAAATTAGCCCAACATGTACCTGCACTTATTTTTAGTAGTTTTTTTATGCTACTAAGTGTTTTTTCTATCAAGGCTCAGGATGCTGAATTCACACAGTTTTACGCTAATCCTCTATATTTAAACCCTGCATTTGCAGGTACCAATAAATGCCCTAGAATAAACTTAAACTATAGAAATCAGTGGCCAGGATTATCGGCTACATTTGTAACAACTAGTGCTAGTTATGACCAATATGTTCCATCAATATCAGGAGGTCTAGGCCTTATGGTTGTTACAGATAGAGAAGCTAAAACATTGGCAACTACTCGAGTTAGTGGCATCTATGCATATCAATTGAAAATTAACAGAAAGTTTTCGCTTAGAGCAGGACTTGAAGCCACTTTCTTTCAAAAATCCTTAGATTGGTCGAAACTAACATTTGGGGATATGATAGACTCTAGACGAGGTTTTGTATATGACTCGGGAGACATACCAAGAGGAGGAACAAGATCAGGCATGGATTTTTCGGCTGGTGTAATAGGCTTTAGTGAACATTATTTCTTTGGATTTGCTGCACATCATATCAATCAGCCTGACGAATCTTTAATTAAAGGAAAAAGTCCAATTCCAATTAAGTTGACTGGACACGCTGGAGCTGTAATTCCTTTATCTGGTTCGAGTTCTAAATATAGTAAAGATGAAGGCTTATCAATCTCTCCCAATATTTTATTCAGAAGTCAAGGGCCATCCAACCAATTAAACATGGGGATGTATGTTAATAAAGGACCACTTGTAGGTGGTGTATGGTATCGAAATGCAGATGCTTTTATTATATTATTGGGTATTCACGCTAATCAAATCAAAATAGGTTATAGTTATGATGCTACTATTTCTAAATTATCCTTGGCATCAGGAGGAGCTCATGAAGTTTCACTCAACTATACATTCAAATGTCGACCAAAGAAACGAACATTTCGTTCTGTAACTTGTCCTGAGTTTTAA